Genomic segment of Schistocerca nitens isolate TAMUIC-IGC-003100 chromosome 9, iqSchNite1.1, whole genome shotgun sequence:
GTCATTTATCATACACTTAGTCGACTGGTAAGAAATTACCGTTACGTTGCTACAAGTAACAATCAAGCAGAACGTTGAACATCTGTCCCAATCACCGTCGTCATCTATATTCGTATCAAGGACTCATCAAATAGATAAATGTTATATCCCTACTGCTGTGCGATATTGAATAGTAAGATCACAGTTGTGAGAACACACACTTCAGAAGTCACGTGTAATTATTTAGGCCGTTATCAAGATCTTGATGAAGCGCAGACGAGATATGATGATCGTCGACCCCATCTATGTCTGCAGTTTTAATGGTATATAAAGGGCGAGGACGGGCGCTCTGGCAGACACAGCTTCCACAATGCAGCGCCTGGCCATCTTCCTCGTGTGCCTGTTGAGCTCTGCTCTAGCTCTGCCCACTCCGGTCAGGCTGTGGAGCAAGGGTAATGGCCGCATCATTGGAGGGTCCTCTGCCAACATAGCCAACTACCCGTGGCAACTGTCTTTCCAGTACGGCGGTTCGCACATCTGTGGTGCATCCATCATCAGTTCCAACTGGGCGTTGACGGCTGCTCACTGTGTGGACGGCATGAGCGTCTCTCTGATCAGTTTCCGGGCCGGCACCTCAACGCGTGGAAGCGGCGGTTTCGTCAGAAGCGCCAGCTCAGGCTACATGCACGGATCGTACAACGACCAGACTGTAGACTACGATGTTGCTGTTGTTCAGGTGCGTGCTATATGCCTCATTTAGATTTAATACATCATCTGAACATTGTCTAGATCACCTGAGTGCAGATGTTGGTAGAACCTCTCTCTTTGGTGTACAACATGATGCCGCCACGTTTATCATAAAAATGGTTCTTGTTTCCATAGTTCTTCTGTTCTTTGACTACAATATCATTTCCTTCCCCTATTGAAGCATTTTACGTCAACAAGATAGCCTGTTGCGCGAGTGTTTTACAAATACGAGTAGCATGTACTTGTCACGGACCTCCAGCCAACGAGTCCGATTGGTCGCAGTGGTCCGATAGTAGCACGCAGTACAGAGCTAATGCATTTTAGAGAGCCCTACTCTTGCACATTAATTTTGTGCTACCGTAACACACTTGACACAAACTCTGCATCAGCGTGTTTCTACAAGGGGACTGGGGTATGACTCAGAACATTGCTCATCAGGTATTATTAATCCCGGcttttctggccgagcggttctaggcgcttcactcttgaACAGCTcgagcgctacggttgcaggttcgaatcctctctcgggcatgggtgtgtgtgatgtccttaggtaagtcagatttaagtagttctaagttctaggggactgatgacctcagatgtttactcccatactgctcacagccatttgatcaattttattttgaattattcATCACTACAGTACTTCTCATTACTTGTCAGTGGTGAGGAATATTTTGTTCTGTCCCTACGACTATAACAATGTATCTCAGATTCGAGTGACAGTTAATGCATTCTGGACGAAAGGTGTTCAGTTTTCCATTCGGTGAATCAGAGGTTCTTTATTTTTGGTTTCTACAAATTAAATGAGTGAAACCGGTAAGTGGTCTTTCTCAAGTCTCTGTTGTACTCAATTTCCTAGTCTCAACTATGCATACTATAACTGTAATGGAGCCTCGAGAAAGTAACGTACATTATGGAGGTTGTCTGTATATATAGTTACGGAAGCAGCGGAGAACAAAGTTAGACTTACTAAATGATTAGCTCATCAGAACTTCTACGTGTGTCACAATTTTTTAAGCAAGACATTCTTTCCAAACGACGTATCTATAATGGGATGCATCTAGATCTACTTTTATACTCCACTCCACATGCCGCCTTATTGTTTGTAGTAGAGAGTACTTGGGGGACACTGATTGTAGGAATGCGATTATAATGGAAGGAATAGGAGAAACCATTGTGGCAATATATGGGCTTGGTAGTTGCAATTAGGACGAGAAAGGTTACCTGAGTTGTGCAATAAACTTCAGCTAATGATAGTGAATGCTACTTTCAGTTAGATTAATTTATGATCAGGTAGATAGAATGTATTCGATTTGAGGATGATGAGGTGTTATTGAGAGACAGCGAAAGTACTATAATCGGAatatgaaaaaaattgaataaacacCTGTGAAGAATTcggaatgaataagaagaaaaagacaaaatgtatgacAATAAGTGCAGGAGCAATAAGAACTAAAAAGCTATAATAGGAACACATAGACCAAGTTAGCGCTTTCAAATATCTGGAAAGCACAGTCACAGTAGACATGCGAATTAATAATGAGGCGAAAACGCATGAAGCCGTTGCTAAGGAGGAATTTTAAAAAGAACAAGAGCCCTCTATTCGGGTGTATGGACTAGGAACTGAAGAAGTGACTAACGTGATGATTTATATGGAGCATGTTACTATACGGAGCTAAGACATGGACACGGAGGAAAGAGATATTAGGAGGAAGATGGAAAGGATAAAATGAGTAGACAGAGTGAGAACTGACAATgtgagaagagagaaaaaaataaggATAGTAAGAAGAGGAAACACGATTGCCTTTGCGATATTTTTTCATGATTGGGGTTCATATTCATGTAGTATTCAACATCATAATCGCCGTTAACTATAGAAATTATTTCATTACTGCAGTTtcgcctttgggccattttcaagtagtaCTACGAACAGTTCTGCTTCGTCACATGTCAGCCTTTAAAATGGATGTGTGTATAATGCCGCAGGATTAAAAAACTGACATGATGGTGAAGCAAAATAATTTGCAGTACCACTTAATAATGGCCCAAAGCCCGAAAATTCTATCGTGAAATGAATAAACTCTACAGTCAGTGGAGAATATGTTGTCCTTCATAAAATTGTTGTGGACATTGCTGAGAACGGATAGTTTACTGTTGGATGTTATGGAAGAACCgatgaatggaagaagaagaataggaTGCGGAATGTACGAGTTGATGGATAGTACCAATTATCAGAAAATGAAGAGGGTAACAAGTGACAGAGCTAGAAGGAGAGCTCATTTGAACACCTGTCCTTGGACAAAATACTGACGATGATGGTTGCATAACCCTGAATACTGAACATTCCTCTTTCGACTTTCTCTAAATTTTGAAGTGGGACACTGTATTTGTAAAATAGTTAATGACTACACTCATATATGCCAACTGTGTAGCGGATTAATTTTCTGCTAAAACAGCGATTAGACCTCCCTCCCCTACCGTGACATGCCGTCTCCTGACAGAATGTTCTGATTACACTGAGAATGATATTTTGACACACTCATATACAGTTCCCACACGTTAAGTCACGGCACCTCGCCcgatgtagcacacgttcattgttttttttctgattttcaggTGTCCGGATCTCTGCTGGGTTCGAACGCACAGGCAGTGGGCCTCGCCAGTGACAACTACGACCCACCAGGTGGTCTCGGCGTGACGGTGACTGGCTGGGGAGCCACGTACACCGACGGACCGTCCGCCAACAGTTTGCTCAAGGTGGACATTAGCATCTTGGACCGCAACACGTGCAGGAACACCTTCGCCAACATCAACACTGTGACCGACCGCATGGTGTGCGCCGGCCAGGCCGGCAGGAGCGTCTGCAGCGGAGACTCTGGTGGTCCCCTGGTCAGCGGAAGCACCCAGGTGGGCATCGTCTCCTGGGGCAGTTCAAGCTGCGAGGCAACCCCCGGTGTCTTCTCCAACGTCGGCAACCTGCGTTCCTGGATCCGATCTGCATCTGGCGTCTAAGGACTCTGGGCTGTCTACTGTCCTGGGTTCCATCATTGTAATATGTAATCCGACCAAAATGTTTATCTGCAATTCTTTGTCCTTTTAAATAAAGAATCTGAAAAACTCAAGTGCttccttgttttatttattttagcgTCATTCTTTCGTTCTGTAGGATTTTTTGCCAACTGGTGACAACACTGAAGACGAGGTACGCGGATTACAGACAATTGTCTATGGAAAAATTCTTCATCCACGCGTTAATAAATGAACggtaaaataaatattttggcACGTTTATAGTGCTGAGGTAttctttgttttgtgttgtgtgaCAACTGAATACAGGTATTAACGTCAGAAAGTAGCTAATGTTTCAGTTTCCTTCATTCGTAAGTATGCGTTCATGAATGTTTGGCAGGCCGATAAAGGCAACTTCATTAGAGCGCCAATCTCGACATTTGTGCAGGGGGGCACTACCATATGAGAAAACCAGGCATGCCTCATGGTCCATGTCGTATCTCATGTTCGTCAGTAAACTTTATAGAGATAAAAGTCAGATGAGGAGGACAGTCAACCTGGTAGATCGTCCCGACATTACATCGATACAGTTGTCTTCGAAAGAAGCAAATAACCGTGGTAAAATGCTCAAGAACTCTGGCTGCCGAACTTCCTTGTGATATGCCGAGTCACAACTACTTATCTGTCTAGTGCCCCGGTACTGGTCCTGCAGCAATCAACATATGTGAAGACTAGCGAAACAGAGCATGTCTAAAGAGGTTTTCGAGttcagtttataaaaaaaaaaatggttcaaatggctctgagcactatgggactcaactgctgtggtcattagtcccctagaacttagaactacttaaacctaactaacctaaggacatcacacacacccatgcccgaggcaggattcgaacctgcgaccgtagcagcagcgcggctccggactggagcgcctagaaccgcacggccaccgcggccggctcaatttaTCACCATGCACTCTGTGTATCGGTGGTTATTTAGGATATGATAATTCTGTTAAGTCGAAAATAGTTGTCTTTCTACTTAAAATGTTACTGCTTGATAAttattaaggaacgattgacagttgctaaggaacaactgacaatTGCTACGAAACATACGATTAGTAAGGAGCTCCCGATCAAACATAGTAAAGGGAAATGTCGAGagcgggacgtgttaactgcaggaaAGTTTGTGCACAAAAACAGTGTATGCAGTCGACAGTGCATGCGGTACCGTGTTTGGCTATGGTTATTGAAGAACCGGTTAGTCCGACATGCCATGTGGTATGGCATCTTGTCTACAAACCATcatctgtgtcccatcactcgtgcgccgactataacaccacattcaaactcacttaaatcttggtaaggtGCCATTGtattagcagtaacagatctaacaattcTGCCAGACTCTTGCTGCCATACATAAGCGTTGCccaagcgcagcgccgtattctgtctgtttacaaatctctgtatttcgaTACGTGTGACAGTTTTTCAGTCGCGTCAGTGTATGTATAAATATTTAAGCATCTTCCCTAAAATCAAGGAAACTCTAAATCAATAATGATAGTCAGAATTAAAGAAACGTAACTGTAAATGTAGGACAGGTAGATGTAAATGtaagaaaagttgtaaaaaattTCCACCTTATTGCAAAAATATTGTTGATATAACAGAATATCATTTGTTAATGAATTCTATATATGTAATCACCTGACGACACTAGAATCCTTCGGTCATAACTGTGGTTCGTCAGTTGCTCTGCGAGATCCCTTATGACAATCATAATATgtgaaacattagttcactttattatatgTATATAAAATGAGTTAGGTACGTTAGACAGTCCATCTACACAGGAGAGTGTCGAATATGTACAACAGTATTAGAATAAATACACCATCATTTGATTCTGAAAATTATAAACTCTTCTCTTTAAGTACGATTTCGACATTTACGAAAGAAAAGTTCCACCTGAGACTTGCGTAGAACTGTTGTCCTTTCTATATTATGTTAACTGCATCATCGAAGGTCACAAACTGGGTCAGAGTGAGTCCATCCCTTGGTATATGTCGACCACCGTTCGATGGCCCTGTGGTGGTGAGGGAGACGACGTGTATTCTGGTGCGCCCTTTACTCGTCGTTGTAGAAATTAATATCTGTGGTATCTACTTCCCCTGAAAATTAAGATTTGCGCTGCTATCTTTCCACTTTGAACAAGCAGTGTGAATTAGCTAAATGTTCAGCAGGTTTACAGCCTGCAGTGACAATATGACCCAACTGTGAGTATTTTTATCTATTTGCGGTGTAGTGCGTAATCAACTAAATTATGGTCATGCAGTCATGCAAACACTGCATCTTCGAGTAATTTTTCGGCTGTGTATCGTCTGAATATCCTCAGAACGAGACGAGAGACTGACAAGGTGCCTATCGTGACATTATAAGCTCCACTGCGGCTCTACTGCGTCCGCTGGTTACAGATGCtgtgttgagtggtactcaagtaaataaattagtgaaatcgaaGTGAacaagaaattagaatataaatgaaaaacttggtttagtttagagagttatatACTAACAGCgcgcagaacagcagaacagaagagacaatgaccgtgaagtcagcaagttccacattatcgggcgctgtcgattcagccgtcagggcatcgcccgaccggctcacgtgtttgtcagttgtcgcatgtgagcaaagaccctcgcctacatcccaagagccaatgaccgacgttaagaagattcttcgagaagcttctcaacgtgacagaaggagcaatgaccgtgaagtcgttcacctccagtaaattgaagtgaataaatacgcgagacatgGCACGAGTTGTGGTCATTGTTTGCAATTCATTGGTTTTCACAGtgcactcacattcgggaggacgacggttcaaacctgcatacCGCCATCTagaattaggttttccatgatttccctaaattccttcaggcaaatgccaagatggtacctttgaaagggcatagccgatttccttttccattcttttctaatcctatcttaCGCTCTgtatctgatgacctcgttgtcgacgggacgttaaaccactaATATCCTCTTTCTCTCCTCCATCTTTGCAATTCCTGAGCAACCAGTTCACAGCTTGCAACGGGGCTGGCCGTGCACAAAAAATTCGTGGCTGCGCATTGTCCTTCACAGCTGCGTATGCTTCAAAGTCTCTAGCCCTTCCTTTATCTGGTTCAGACATTTCATTACTcttactacagaagtcagaaacAGTTTTGCGAGGTTCAGGAACACTGATTTGTGACATACAGTACtgaatgtacaggttgaacagatcAAACATctctaacaaaaaatattttcactgtctttAGAATAAGGAACATTAAAAGACACACACTTTGTCGCTCTCTTATACATTTCTGACAAACCACACACGCCAAGGACTTGAATTTCATGCAGATTGTAGGCAGTGAGAAATAGGCTACGTGGGCTAGCAGTTCTGTCAAACGTGTCTTTAGTTCTCTGGGAGACAGAAGCACCAGTGTCCAACTGGCTATTTTTTCCACTCGTAACTCAACAAAAAGTTTGTTCGCCCCCCTGCATATTGCACCCGGAGACTTCAGCGTTTCGGTAGTGCAATGTCCGGCTTGCGCGTGAGTGAGTGGCGAGGCCCTTTCCTTGCACACCTGTTGACAGATTAGCTGCGACCGCCGTGGCTCTCACGTGACAGCGGCTGATACCCGGACCTTGCTTACTACGCGAACACACTAACTGAATGTGGCAGGCGGGTCTACATCGAACGTAATTTGCATTAGGGCAAGAACAGTATTTCCAAACCTGTTCAAAAAGCACTGCGGACATGATTTCGTCACATAATTTTGTAGGAAACGCCATTTACCACGAGAGTGACACCGTAGTTTTCACTTGTACCGCTTTTACTGTTTGTCTGACTTTTATTTTGAAACACCTGAACACTGTGGTGCACTCTGAACGACTGAAGTAAATGGAGGCTCTAAAGAATCTCTGTTGAGTGCACAACTGTTTGAGTCCACAACGGACAGAACTGATTTAATATCAGGGAGTAGCCGTTTGAACATTGCATCGAGAATGAGTGTGTCTGATACTCTTCGTGTGATAGCATTCAGATATATGACACCACTGCTGTTAATTCCACAAGAATGTTTAAGGTTGAAATGCGTGGTTAGACTCCTGATTTCTGCTCTCCACTGTTTGACCGTCAGGGCAGGCTGTTGCTTCAAAAACCGCGCAGTTTCTACGAATTTGCCTACGACAAGTTCATCCACTAACTGGACAACATCGTCGTACGAGACTTTCTAGGGAGCAGTTCCGGCGCACTACACAGAGGCGATCAACGTCTGGACCAATGGTGGGCAATAAGTAAGCTTTGCCCTGCGTCGTTGTCATTTTGTAGCCAGGGAAGTGGGGCTGCGATTGCCCCGTTGAGTCCGACCTCTTGCTTCCTGGCTATGGTATGGGCGAAATCTGGGAGCAGCTGCCAGCGGggtgcttcttgtttgtttagtaaAGATGTTATCTGGCTGTCAGTGAGCAGCAGGCGTTCAAACTGATGATCCTGAAAGTGTCCAGTTACGCTTAGAGCTATTCCTGTGGCTGCTCAGACATAGTGAAATATTCTAAGATACACTATAACCCGAATGAAGAAACGTAGggcaacagaaatgagaaaaattaaGGCAGCAGCAATCAGGAACAATAAATTTGCATCTCGCACACAGGGAAGACGGCAGGCGAAAGAAACCGATCGGGTTACGCGGGACTTCTCGTTGCCATTTTTTAAGACGTGACGTAACTACAATCGTCTGGTCATAACTGTGGGTCCTTTGATTGCTCTGGTAGACAGTTGAGcggaactacaacatatgaaatatatgTTCACTTTAGTGCATGAATGATAATTATAAACCCATTGACATATGAGAGTGTCGAATTTGCACTATTGTCTTTGATCTGTAAAGTATTAACTTATGCACACAATTAAAAAGTCTTCTCTTGCAGTACAAGTACAACATTTACAGCAGTACATCAACACCTGAGACTTGAATAGCACTGTCTTCCTAACTCAATAATGATGTGTCCTTCATGATAGCTCGTTTCAGATACAAGCAGAGCTGAGTCcaagcttgtctctgtcccgtgCAACGGCGCGGCAATGCTGAGAGGGCTTATTTTCAGGGCCACCTGGCATCTACCATTAGAACTGCACCGAGACATCTCTTTTGACTGTCGTATCGGTGTGGCGTCGCGATCTTTGGCTGATACCACAATATAACCTTGTACACACATTAACAGCTTCAAGTGTATGACTTGTAAAGACCGAAATATGTATGTATTATACCAGTACCCTGTAATCCATCCAGGGACAAATCTTTGTGGCGCACGGGAGCTCAGCGTGTTTAGCAAGAGAAATCTGCGTGAAATATTCGACGAGAAACTTGGACAGTTATCACGTAACGAACGCCCAGACCAAAATAAAGGAGAGGATAGCACCTTTGCTAATCAAAGGTGCTATCCTCTCCTTTATTATTTGATTAGCAATCAAGACCTCTTGGGCCCACTGTTCGAAGACGTCAGCTgcttaaattttgtataaaaattatcagcaaaggCAGCCGAAGGCTTCTGGTATAAGAATTCACCCTGGTTCcttcaaaggccttgtcaaagagggcggaggagcagacagtggTTCAGGGCAGTTTCTTGGCTTTACATTTTGAATCTGCGCCTAAAAGGCGGTAAAATCAGCAATGATCCACAGTATAGAGATCCAGAAATCCATGGaatccattgcattaaagacaaataatgtgtatccacaggacgtatGGCCTGATTTGAAAAAGTTCTCTTCAGTAAATattccagactagtcccccattcagatatctgggaggggactgccaagggcgatGTGACCATGGGAATAACGTTGAATTACCAATGAGAGGGTTATGTTCTACGAGTCGTGGTGTGGAAAGTCATAAGTTTGTTTGTGTTAGGAATGCTAGAAAATCTGATACGTGGAAGGTTAAGGCTCGATCTACATATAGGGGGAGGGAATTAACTCAAAGGGGAAAAACAATTATTTCTGGTCAAATAAGTTAAAGatatatgaacagcagcagaaaattgtttaTTGGGGTAGGGTTCGTTATgcataggaaggtaggtcagagagtgAGTTATAGTGAACAGTTGAGTGCTAGGGCTGTTATCGTCGGAATTATCAAACCAACAACAACAGATCTGGTATAAATCCAGATGCtgaaaggaagagatgaagatagaAAGATAGTTTATGGGGATaatgaacgggtaattcaatacacaaagggagtgaaaaattaacagTCATGGAAGACAGACATGTTGTTATAGGGGAAGTAGGAGAAGAAAGGTTGACGAGAGAATGAGCTCAGTAatagtaatgagagaggagaaagactaattgagttctccgTTATATTCAGCCACTATTAGCGATTGCTGTGTTCAAGAATCGCAATAAGAGGAGGTGTATTTGTTAAAGGTGTGGAAATGTGGGAGGAATTCGGTTAGACTACGTGATGTTCGAAAGAAGTTAGAAGGAAATAGAAAGGTACAACAAAGGTAGTTGCAAAGAAACCATCGATAAGAGAATAAGTATCACGGTTTATCGACGTAAGATGGAATGAAAGAAATATGCAGGGAATTACAGGAATAGGGGGATACAAGTCACTCACTAATGAAATAAATGGGTACTGCagtgaagctaaggcgaaataagtggaaggagtacattgaaggccccttTGAGTGAGAGGAATAGTCTGATAACGTGATGGGAAAGAGACATGGGGTCCGGTAAAgagtaagaatttaaaagagctttagtcGACTTCAGATCAAGTAACGAAGAAGGGGTAGGTAACTTTCCGTCAAAGTCACTAAAATCACTGAAAGCAGTGTCAGCAAGACGACCATTCACATTTGCTTTTATAATGTATAAGATTGGTGATGTACTATCAGGCTTTAGTAAAGACATCattcacaaaattccgaagatagAAAGAGCCGATAAGTCCGAGAACTGTCTCACAATCAATTTAATTGTTGGTACACTCAAATTTCTGACACCGAtcataataaacaaaagaatggaaaagaaaactgagtaagTGCAGGATGACAATCAgattcgctttaggaaaggtaggggCACCAGAAGGTCAACATGAGGTTGCAGGTGGCACTGCAGCCAAGACTGGGGAAATATCTAGACACGTTCCTAGGTAGGGTTTTTCAACgcggaagaagcgttcgacaatcacaaatggtgcaagatttacgaaattctgagaaaaataggggttaggTGTAGGGAAAGAAGGGCAATATAATGTAcaagaaacaaaacagaacaatAAGACGGGAAGACAAAGAGTGTTCAGATTACcttactgtttaatctatacatcgatAAACCAATGGCGGACATATAAGTACGTTTCAAGTGTGGAATTAGAACTCAAGGAGAAAGGATATTACTCATATCATTTGCTGATGGCACTGCTATCTCAGTGAGAGATAGGAAGAATTATAATagttgaaatgaagaacataatgagtacagaatatggattgagaataaaatgaagaaagacgaacgaaatgagaaatagtagaaatgagaatagcgagaaacttgacatctcAGTTAAGCGTTAAAGGCAGACGAACctcaggaattcttctacctaggtaaCAAAAcagcccatgatggacggagcaagaaggatgtAAAAAGTAgagaagcactggaaaaaaggtcattcctgcgcaagtcaagtctactagtatcgaacacaaGCCTTCATCtatggaacaaatttctgagagtgagtttggagtacagcattgtgtggtagtgaaatatggactgtgggaagggcggaacagaagagattcgaagcatttgagtgtGATACTacggaagaatgtagaaaattaggtggactgatatggtgagAAATAGACCTCCTCCACAGCATCGGAGGGAAAAGAAACATTTGGGCCACATCACTAGGGGGAGCTGCTGAGGGTAAAAAGAACAGAGGAAGACAGAACTTAGAATACATCCATATACTAATTGAGGACTAAGCTGCGAGAGCtgttctgaggtgaagaggttggctcagcagaggaattcgtagcgggccgcataaaaccagtttGAGAACtgataaaataaatagaaatagtTCAGTGAATGCGTCTGCCGCACTTACTTTGCTCCACTTGTCAATGTTGTACACATCCCTGAACTTGGGATAAAATAGTTCAGTGGGTAGATATGTAATATTCAGTTATGTGCTATATGCATACGAATCTCCTTTCACGGACAACGTTTCGTGCCGCTGATTATTACAACACGATAAAATTATTGTGTCCAAACTAGTCATAATGGGTTTTAAGGTCAGAGTATTGTTGCGAGAATTGGTAAGTAAACATATTGAATCAAGATGTGAATAAGTTTCTTGAAGGCGTAAACATTTTCTGAGAGTTAGTGCTATGTCGATCCTCGTTCTGATTTACACAATTTCGGAATCCCCCGGGGGAAGATAaataatggttgcaaaatacgTGAGATTTGCCTTCCAAaacttaattttactgaaattcccTCCGTTTTGTACGTTGTTCTTGCAGTTAGATTATTTTGGATTTTACAGAAAGGATTTCAGTTGCAAAAGAAGTGTGTTCAAAGACGAAAATCTTACTTAAGATGTAATGATAATGGAGAGATTTGTTGCAGCATGCGTGTGAGTATATATCGATACCTGCCTCTGCCAGCTATCGAACTGAGAGGACTGCATATCTCTGTCCCTGACTCAAGGACGGCGGTTACGTCCTGGATGGATCAAAGTAAGCCATCATTTGTAAAGAAAAGTATACACAGATAACTAAATGACAGAGGAGGAACAGTTCTAAGAGAGAAATCTCAAATAACAGTTGTATATTATTAAAACAATTAACCCCTTTGACATCAGTCGACGAGCATTACTGTCGTGGATTTACGATTAAGAACCAAGTATCATACATTCTAAAGTATAATTATTTCCTTTTAAAGTCATACTACGAGTTGGATTCATCCTTCAACTAGTCTGCCAAATTCTCGGAGTTGCAGACGCTGCTTTCATATGCCCTCATAGATGCATTTTTTCCTAACAGAACGGGGCCCTTCTGTGGTACTTATCTTAATCAGTAGTATTTATTCTTagggacacagaatgcaaagtTAAAAAGAAAGTAAGTGTAAAACAAAGAAAACAGCGTGCATAAGGATTTTCCACATATATATCAAACTCCATTTGAGAATTTCTCCTACATTATACAATGAAATTTACAGaataaattaaaagattaacttaatTAACCTGAAAATTCAGCCTTAATGCATAGCGGCTGATAAACAGCTTACTCATGTTCGACATAATACTCATGCACCTGCTGCAGTGGTGTATTTGGCTGTAGTATGACTGTGTCCCAAAGGCAACGGTTTTGGTGTTTTGTACCATATTTGCTTTGCACTGCCGATGAGTTGTAAAGTGGAGGTCAATTTTAACATTCACTAATAATCAGCACAAACGAAACATTTTGACAACTGTGATTTTATAGTGACGGTAGTCTATCTGTAATTCTCTGTATAA
This window contains:
- the LOC126203217 gene encoding trypsin delta-like, which gives rise to MQRLAIFLVCLLSSALALPTPVRLWSKGNGRIIGGSSANIANYPWQLSFQYGGSHICGASIISSNWALTAAHCVDGMSVSLISFRAGTSTRGSGGFVRSASSGYMHGSYNDQTVDYDVAVVQVSGSLLGSNAQAVGLASDNYDPPGGLGVTVTGWGATYTDGPSANSLLKVDISILDRNTCRNTFANINTVTDRMVCAGQAGRSVCSGDSGGPLVSGSTQVGIVSWGSSSCEATPGVFSNVGNLRSWIRSASGV